In Deltaproteobacteria bacterium, a single window of DNA contains:
- a CDS encoding carboxypeptidase regulatory-like domain-containing protein, which produces MAGRRTWIALVLVAAAVGLWRWRAAPGRAPAATGAPAAGPPDAPAGRQPVATRARRVLEPTVGTRFRAAPGVVATVTGQVVDAGTGAPVAGVDVVFAQGSRETTATSDGAGRFSLSLAPGVYDVRAIGDGVIAPSQPPLAVARAEQAVAVTVQVVRTAAVRGRVVYDGGAAAAGAEVAIRSDSRAAAGYVRAGMLAPALADAAGAYELVVPPGAVELRATTADGAHGFARVEVAAGEVAAGVDIVVDRSASVAGVVRAPDGSGLDDATVVVSTRVPRSVHYDRREAPVGPGGRFEVRGLRPGRTVVEAVADGYAPSAPVTIDLAHGEARTGVVLTVSEPLVIAGRVVDADGVPVPGAEVAQVWLGSKLRYDKVTTDGSGAFAFDAVGPGPHMIRARHPAYVDARQTNVMAPVDDLVLKMVPAGSIRGRVRAAGGEPVPAFSVDVRPRGKRGGRKRRRFATGDGRFEIWPVAPGDYDVIATADGFAEARARVSVEPAEPADVDVELSRQ; this is translated from the coding sequence ATGGCTGGACGGCGAACGTGGATCGCGCTGGTCTTGGTCGCCGCGGCGGTGGGCCTGTGGCGCTGGCGGGCCGCGCCGGGGCGCGCCCCGGCGGCGACCGGAGCCCCGGCCGCCGGGCCGCCCGATGCCCCGGCGGGGCGGCAGCCCGTGGCGACCCGCGCCCGCCGGGTGCTCGAGCCGACGGTGGGCACCCGGTTTCGCGCCGCACCGGGCGTGGTGGCGACCGTCACCGGCCAGGTGGTCGATGCCGGCACCGGCGCGCCGGTCGCCGGCGTCGACGTGGTGTTCGCGCAAGGGAGCCGGGAGACGACGGCGACCAGTGACGGCGCGGGGAGGTTCTCGCTGTCCCTCGCGCCGGGGGTCTACGACGTCCGCGCGATCGGCGACGGGGTGATCGCGCCGTCGCAGCCGCCGCTGGCGGTCGCCCGGGCCGAGCAGGCGGTCGCGGTGACGGTGCAGGTCGTGCGCACCGCCGCGGTGCGCGGTCGCGTCGTCTACGACGGCGGCGCGGCCGCGGCCGGGGCGGAGGTCGCCATCCGATCCGACTCGCGCGCCGCGGCCGGCTACGTTCGCGCGGGGATGCTGGCGCCGGCGCTCGCCGACGCGGCGGGCGCGTACGAGCTGGTGGTGCCGCCCGGCGCCGTCGAGCTGCGCGCGACGACGGCGGACGGCGCGCACGGGTTCGCCCGGGTCGAGGTCGCGGCCGGCGAGGTCGCGGCCGGCGTCGACATTGTGGTGGACCGCAGCGCGTCGGTGGCGGGCGTCGTCCGCGCGCCGGACGGTTCCGGCCTGGACGATGCGACGGTCGTCGTCTCGACTCGCGTACCGCGCAGCGTTCACTACGACCGCCGGGAAGCGCCGGTCGGCCCGGGCGGCCGGTTCGAGGTGCGCGGGTTGCGGCCGGGCCGGACCGTGGTCGAGGCGGTCGCGGACGGCTACGCGCCGTCGGCGCCGGTGACGATCGACCTGGCGCACGGCGAGGCGCGGACCGGCGTGGTGCTCACGGTGTCCGAGCCGTTGGTGATCGCCGGCCGCGTCGTCGACGCCGACGGTGTGCCGGTGCCCGGCGCCGAGGTCGCGCAGGTGTGGCTCGGCAGCAAGCTGCGCTACGACAAGGTGACCACCGACGGCTCGGGCGCGTTCGCGTTCGACGCCGTCGGCCCCGGCCCGCACATGATCCGGGCGCGGCACCCCGCGTACGTCGATGCGCGGCAAACGAATGTCATGGCGCCGGTCGACGACCTGGTGCTCAAAATGGTGCCGGCCGGGTCGATCCGCGGGCGCGTGCGCGCGGCCGGCGGCGAGCCGGTGCCCGCGTTCTCCGTCGACGTGCGCCCGCGCGGCAAGCGCGGCGGCCGCAAGCGCCGGCGGTTCGCGACCGGCGACGGCCGCTTCGAGATCTGGCCAGTCGCGCCTGGCGACTACGACGTGATCGCGACGGCGGATGGGTTCGCGGAGGCGCGCGCGCGCGTGTCGGTCGAGCCGGCCGAGCCCGCGGACGTCGACGTCGAGCTGTCGCGCCAGTGA